The sequence CACGATCGACAGGGTCTTCCTGCCCAACGCCGCGCCCGAGGGCTATCACCCGCATATCGGGGCCGGCCTGACCCTGCGCCGCGTCTCCATGCGGGCGAACGCGATGCAGCGCGCCAACCTGCTGGCCGAGATCACGGCCCAGGCCCCGCGCTATGGCGAGATCGCCGTGCCGGTCGAGATCATCCATGGCGATGCCGACGACACCGTGCCGCTGGCGGTGCATTCCATCCCGCTGTCGCGGCAGATCGATGGCGCGACCCTCACCGTGCTGGAGGGGATCGGCCACATGCCCCACCACGCCGCGCCCGAGGCGACAGACGCCGCCATCGACCGCACCGCCGCGCGCGCCGGATTGCGCTAAGGCGACGCGGCCCTTAATGTGACGCGTCATAACATGACGGCAGAGGCAGGCGGGATGAGCAAACCCTTCGACGGCGCGATCAGCAGGTTCTACAAGGAAGATGCGCCCGAAAGCGTACGCAAGGCGCTGAAATCGGCCAGCAAGGACACGATCCTCGACCCTCAGTACCCTTATGCCGCGCGCATGGATAAGAAAGACTACGAGCGTCAGCTCGCCGCCCTCCAGATCGAGCTGGTCAAGTTCCACGCCTGGGTGCGCGACACTGGCGAGCGCATCGCTGTGGTCTTCGAGGGGCGCGACGCCGCCGGCAAGGGCGGGTCCATCAAGCGGGTCCGCGAAAACCTGAACCCGCGCGTGGCCGGTGTGGTGGCCCTGCAAAAACCGACCGAGCGCGAGGCCAGCCAATGGTACTTCCAGCGCTACGTGCATCACCTGCCCGCTGCGGGCGAAATACGCCTGTTCGACCGCAGCTGGTACAATCGCGGCGTGGTCGAACATGTCTTCGGCTTTTGCACGCCCGACCAGCGGCAGGCCTTTTTTCGGCAGCTTCCCGATTTCGAACAGATGCTGGTGCGCGACGGGGTCCGCCTGACGAAGCTCTGGCTGAATGTCGGCCGCGCCGAGCAGTTGCGCCGCTTCCTCGACCGCGAGAAAGACCCGCTGAAGCAATGGAAACTCAGCAAGATCGATGTCGAGGGGCTGAAGAAATGGGATGCCTACTCGGACGCGATCGGGGAAACACTGGCCCTGGGGCACACCGCCCATGCCCCGTGGACGGTCATCCGCGCCGATGACAAGCGCCGGGCCCGGCTGGCCGTGATCCGCGCCATCCTCGCAAACATGCACTATCCCGGCAAAGACGAAGACCTGGTGGGCAAGCCCGACCCGATGATCTGCGGCGGCCCGGAAATGTGGGCCGATCACTCGGCGCCGAATGGCAGCTAAGGCCATGCCCAAACGCGGCTATCACCACGGAAATCTCAAGCAGGCCCTTGTCGATGCGGCGCTGACGCTGATCGAAACCAAGGGCCCCACCGGCTTTACCCTGTCCGAGGCGGCCAAGAACGCCGGCGTGACACCGGCCGCCGTCTATCGCCATTTCGAAGGGCGCGAAGACCTGATCGCCGAATGTGCGCGGCAGGGCCATGCGATCTTTTCCGACCTGATGGAGCATGCGTTCAATGATGGCCAGCCCACGGCGCTGGCGGCCTTCGAGGCCACGGGGCGCGCCTATCTCGCCTTTGCGCGGCGCTATCCGGGGCATTACATGGCGATGTTCGAAAGCGGCACCTCGGCCAATGCCACGCCGGACCTGGCCGCCGCGGCCAACCGCTCGCGCGCCGTGCTGGAACGGGCGGCGGCCGCCCTCAGCGCGCAATTGCCCGAAGGCAAACGCCCGCCGCCCACGATGTTCTCGGCCCATATCTGGGCCATGAGCCATGGGGTGGTCGAGCTTTTCGCCCGTGGCCGCCCGGGCGCGAACACGCCCTTTCCCCCCGAGGATCTGCTCGAGGCCGGTATCGGGATCTATTTGCGTGGCCTGGGTCTGATCGCCCCTGATAGCTGAGCCCCCGGCCCTCGACGCGCGAATGCGCGCCGACCCGTGCGAGGGGGCTGTCTGCCCCCTCGCGCTCCCCCGAGCATATTTCTCGGATAAAGATGGAGTGGACCGGACTAACCCCATCTTTATCCTTCAAATATGCAAGCCGCGAAGCGGCAAGGCGTGGGCGATTGCCTCCGCAGGAGGCATGAGGCCGCGCCTGCGCCGGGCGACGACGCAGGCGGCGCAAGCCCTGCCGCCCCTACTCGGCGGCCTCCGCCACCGGTGCCCCGCCCGAGCGTATCATGGCCAAAAGGTCCTCTCTCTGGCGCGCGGCCTTCTCGGCATTGGCCTCTTTCACGGGACCGAACCCCTTGATCTGCAGCGGCAGTTCCGCCAGCGCGACCAGCAGATCCATCGTTTCCGCCCGCGCCTCGGGCAATAGCGTCGTCATGTCCCGTTCATATTGCTTGATCAAGCCGCGCTCCATCCGCCGCTCGGCACTGTAGCCGAACACATCCAGCGGCGTGCCCCGGAGGGGTTTCAGGCGCGCAAGCAGCGGGTAGGCCTTTGCGATCCACGGGCCAAAGGCGCGTTTCTTCGGCCGCCCGTTCGCATCCTTGCCGGGCAGAAGCGGCGGGGCGAGGTGGTATTTCAGGGTGAAATCCCCCTCGAACTCTGCGCGCGCCTTGGCGACGGTATCGAGGTGCAAGCGCGCGACCTCGTATTCATCCTTGTAGGTTAGCAGCTTGTGATAGCCCTTGGCCACGGCCTCCTTCAGGCGGGGCTCGGTGATGCCGTCCACCATCTTGCGGTACCGCCTCGCCAGTCGCGGCCCCTGGTATGCGGTCAGATGCGCGACGCGGAATTCGATCTTCTCGTCCAGCGTCTTGGGAAGCGCGACCACCTCGGCCCGCGTCAGTCGCTCGGCGGCGTCGGGGTTTTCGACCGCCCAACGCCCCATTTCGAAAGCCTGCAGGTTGGTCTCGATCGACGCGCCGTTCAGCTCGATGGCGGCCCGGATCGCCGCGTGGCTGAGCGGGATCAGCCCCATCTGCCAGGCAGCACCAAAGGTCATCATGTTCGAATAGATCGAGTCGCCCAACAGTGCCTTGGCCAGGTCCGTGGCATCGAAAAGCGCCAGTCGATCCTTCAGACGCGCTTGCAGCGCCGTCTGCAGATCGGACCCGGGAATGCGGAACTCGGTATCGCGGGTAAAGTCGCCGGTGATGATCTCGTGGCTGTTCACCGCGGCGCCCGTCTGGCCCGTGCGCATGGCCGACAGCGTCTTGGCCCCGCCTGTGACGACCAGATCGCCGCCGATGACGGCATGGGCCTCGCCCACACCGACGCGAATGGCGCTGATATCGGCCGGGTCGTTGGCCAGGCGCAGGTGAATCCAGACCGCCCCCCCTTTTTGGGCAAGGCCCGCCATCTCGATCATGCCGGCCCCCTTGCCGTCGATCTGCGCGGCCTGCGCCATCACCGCGCCGATGGTCACGACACCGGTGCCACCCACGCCCGTGACCAGCACGTTATGGGTGCCGTCGATCGTGGGCAGCGTGGGCTCGGGCAAGCCCGACAGGTCCACCTGAGCCGTCGCCTGTTTGCGGATCTTGCCGCCCTCGACGGTCACGAAGCTGGGGCAGAACCCCTTGAGGCAGGAAAAATCCTTGTTGCAGCTGGATTGGTCGATGGCCCGCTTGCGGCCCAGCTCGGTCTCCACCGGCACGATGGACACACAGTTCGACTGTACACCGCAATCGCCGCAGCCCTCGCAGACATCGGTGTTGATGAAGACACGCCGGTCGATATCGGGAAAAGTGCCGCGCTTGCGGCGGCGGCGTTTTTCGGCGGCGCAGGTCTGCACGTAGATGATGACCGAGACGCCGGGGATCTTCTGATACTTTTCCTGTACCGCCATCAGGTTGTCACGCTCAAAGCGCTCCAGCCCTTTGGGATAACGCGACCAGTCGATCTCTTCCTTGGGGTCGTAGACCAGCGCGATATGCTGCACCCCCATCGCCTGCACCTCGGCCGCGATGCGCGCGGGGTCCAGATCGCCCTCGTTATGCTGGCCGCCGGTCATGGCCACGGCATCGTTGAAGAGGATCTTGTAGGTGATGTTGGTGCCCGCCGCCAAGGCGGCGCGAATGGCGAGAATGCCCGAGTGGTTATAGGTGCCCTCGCCCAGGTTCTGGAACATGTGGGGCCGGGTCGAGAACGGCGCCTCGCCCACCCAGTTCACGCCCTCGCCGCCCATATGGGTATAGGCCTCGGTCTCGCGGTCCATCCATTTCGCCATGAAATGACAGCCGATCCCGGCCCCGGCCCGCGCGCCATCGGGCACCCGGGTCGAGGTGTTGTGGGGACAGCCCGAGCAGAACCACGGCACGCGGGCCGCCAGATCGGGGGTGTTCGAGGCACGCTTGGCCTCGTCGACCTTGGCCATGCCGGCGCGGATGCGGTCGGTTTCCCGCCCTTCCTCGATCAGGATCCGGCCGAGTTTCAGCGCGATATCGGCGGGGTCGAGCGCAAAGTGGGTGGGGAACAGGATCTCGCCGCCGCCGCCCTTGCGATAGCCATAGACGCGGCGACCGCGACGATCGTCAAAGATCGCTTCCTTGACCTGCACCTCGATCAGCTTGCGCTTTTCCTCGACCACCACGATCAGGTCCAGCCCCTCGGCCCAGTCGCGCAGCGAGGTCATGTCCATCGGCCAGGTCTGCCCGACCTTGTAGGTGGTGATCCCCAGCCGCTCGGCCTCGGCCGCGTCAATGTTCAGCGCCGACAGGGCCGACATCAGGTCGAGCCAGTTCTTGCCCGCCGCGACCAGACCGATCTTGGCGCCGGGCTTGCCCCAGACGCGCTTGTCGATACCGT comes from Roseibacterium elongatum DSM 19469 and encodes:
- the ppk2 gene encoding polyphosphate kinase 2 gives rise to the protein MSKPFDGAISRFYKEDAPESVRKALKSASKDTILDPQYPYAARMDKKDYERQLAALQIELVKFHAWVRDTGERIAVVFEGRDAAGKGGSIKRVRENLNPRVAGVVALQKPTEREASQWYFQRYVHHLPAAGEIRLFDRSWYNRGVVEHVFGFCTPDQRQAFFRQLPDFEQMLVRDGVRLTKLWLNVGRAEQLRRFLDREKDPLKQWKLSKIDVEGLKKWDAYSDAIGETLALGHTAHAPWTVIRADDKRRARLAVIRAILANMHYPGKDEDLVGKPDPMICGGPEMWADHSAPNGS
- a CDS encoding indolepyruvate ferredoxin oxidoreductase family protein, which produces MGLQQVSLSDRFDLTKSPVLLNGTQALVRLMLAQKARDMAAGLNTAGLVTGYRGSPLGAVDLQMARAGKQLSASDIVFQPGLNEDLAATALWGSQTAELRGEGKFDGVFGLWYGKGPGVDRSGDVMRHVNMAGTSPHGGVVMAMGDDHTGESSTTCHQSDWALVDAHMPVLSPAGVQEILDFGHYGFALSRFAGVWVGLKTMKDTVEATAVVDGRPDRMSFVLPPFDMPEGGLNIRLGDHWVPQEERLVAHKRYAAEAFARANGIDKRVWGKPGAKIGLVAAGKNWLDLMSALSALNIDAAEAERLGITTYKVGQTWPMDMTSLRDWAEGLDLIVVVEEKRKLIEVQVKEAIFDDRRGRRVYGYRKGGGGEILFPTHFALDPADIALKLGRILIEEGRETDRIRAGMAKVDEAKRASNTPDLAARVPWFCSGCPHNTSTRVPDGARAGAGIGCHFMAKWMDRETEAYTHMGGEGVNWVGEAPFSTRPHMFQNLGEGTYNHSGILAIRAALAAGTNITYKILFNDAVAMTGGQHNEGDLDPARIAAEVQAMGVQHIALVYDPKEEIDWSRYPKGLERFERDNLMAVQEKYQKIPGVSVIIYVQTCAAEKRRRRKRGTFPDIDRRVFINTDVCEGCGDCGVQSNCVSIVPVETELGRKRAIDQSSCNKDFSCLKGFCPSFVTVEGGKIRKQATAQVDLSGLPEPTLPTIDGTHNVLVTGVGGTGVVTIGAVMAQAAQIDGKGAGMIEMAGLAQKGGAVWIHLRLANDPADISAIRVGVGEAHAVIGGDLVVTGGAKTLSAMRTGQTGAAVNSHEIITGDFTRDTEFRIPGSDLQTALQARLKDRLALFDATDLAKALLGDSIYSNMMTFGAAWQMGLIPLSHAAIRAAIELNGASIETNLQAFEMGRWAVENPDAAERLTRAEVVALPKTLDEKIEFRVAHLTAYQGPRLARRYRKMVDGITEPRLKEAVAKGYHKLLTYKDEYEVARLHLDTVAKARAEFEGDFTLKYHLAPPLLPGKDANGRPKKRAFGPWIAKAYPLLARLKPLRGTPLDVFGYSAERRMERGLIKQYERDMTTLLPEARAETMDLLVALAELPLQIKGFGPVKEANAEKAARQREDLLAMIRSGGAPVAEAAE
- a CDS encoding TetR/AcrR family transcriptional regulator, encoding MPKRGYHHGNLKQALVDAALTLIETKGPTGFTLSEAAKNAGVTPAAVYRHFEGREDLIAECARQGHAIFSDLMEHAFNDGQPTALAAFEATGRAYLAFARRYPGHYMAMFESGTSANATPDLAAAANRSRAVLERAAAALSAQLPEGKRPPPTMFSAHIWAMSHGVVELFARGRPGANTPFPPEDLLEAGIGIYLRGLGLIAPDS